A section of the Pseudomonas lini genome encodes:
- a CDS encoding cytochrome c oxidase subunit 3, which produces MKRLLLRNADGADPGGSWSRDPGGIQATEADRSQIARVGLRLFLVVVSSLFFLFLIAFIARSQMADWLPLTDPLAPLASLRQLWLNSAFLVLSCIALQWSRMAARQARPDATVIGFALGGVFAIAFLVGQFWVWQQFVAWGYFVASNPANSFFYLLTGLHGLHLLGGLIAWSIIVAKFLRRVPLAQLSVSVELCTTYWHYLLGLWFVLFALLASTPETYEAIARFCGLR; this is translated from the coding sequence ATGAAAAGGCTGCTATTGAGAAACGCCGACGGTGCTGACCCCGGTGGCAGTTGGAGTCGCGACCCTGGGGGTATTCAGGCCACCGAGGCTGATAGAAGCCAAATCGCAAGAGTGGGCCTGCGCTTGTTTCTGGTCGTGGTGAGTTCGTTATTCTTTCTCTTCCTGATCGCCTTTATTGCCCGTTCACAAATGGCCGACTGGCTCCCCCTGACAGACCCCTTGGCGCCGTTAGCCAGTCTCCGGCAGTTATGGCTGAATTCGGCTTTTCTGGTATTGAGTTGCATCGCACTGCAGTGGTCGCGTATGGCCGCCCGGCAGGCTCGACCGGACGCTACGGTCATTGGTTTTGCATTGGGGGGCGTATTTGCCATTGCCTTTCTGGTGGGGCAATTCTGGGTCTGGCAGCAGTTTGTCGCCTGGGGCTACTTTGTCGCCAGCAATCCGGCCAACAGTTTCTTCTACTTGTTGACCGGCCTGCATGGGCTCCACCTGCTGGGCGGGCTGATAGCCTGGAGCATAATCGTCGCTAAATTCCTGCGTCGCGTGCCGTTGGCGCAACTCAGCGTCAGCGTAGAGCTCTGTACCACCTATTGGCACTACTTACTGGGTCTTTGGTTCGTGCTATTCGCTTTGCTGGCCAGCACGCCGGAGACCTATGAAGCCATCGCCAGATTCTGCGGCCTGAGGTAA
- a CDS encoding cysteine-rich CWC family protein — MNKPDLCPACGASNDCSLADPRTVDCACWCYGVSIDPAVLQALPVELRNKSCLCPACAQVEMQLQAAAWPIT; from the coding sequence ATGAATAAACCTGATCTCTGCCCGGCTTGCGGTGCCTCCAACGACTGCAGCCTGGCTGACCCGCGAACCGTCGATTGTGCCTGCTGGTGCTACGGCGTCAGCATCGATCCGGCGGTGCTCCAGGCACTGCCAGTCGAACTGCGCAACAAGTCCTGCCTGTGCCCGGCCTGCGCCCAGGTCGAGATGCAGTTGCAAGCAGCCGCTTGGCCGATCACGTAA
- a CDS encoding heme-copper oxidase subunit III family protein: protein MASHPLAPGESSSSNPPDSSPAPGWQGIASDWSSDREVFKQVPWGKAMMWIFLLSDTFIFTCFLTGYMSVRMTITTAWPNPSEVFALTIGGREIPLILIAIMTFVLISSSGTMAMAVNFAYRRDRAKTTALMLATAALGVTFVGMQAFEWTKLIAEGVRPWGNPMGAAQFGASFFMITGFHGLHVSIGAIYLSIVAMKVLRGDYERSGNYQNVEIAGLYWHFVDLVWVFIFAFFYLW, encoded by the coding sequence ATGGCATCGCACCCACTTGCCCCAGGCGAATCCAGTTCATCCAATCCACCAGACTCATCGCCTGCACCGGGATGGCAGGGCATCGCCAGCGACTGGTCCTCAGATAGAGAGGTCTTCAAGCAGGTCCCTTGGGGCAAGGCGATGATGTGGATATTCCTGCTCAGCGATACGTTTATATTCACCTGTTTTTTAACCGGCTACATGTCGGTACGCATGACCATCACCACCGCTTGGCCGAACCCCAGTGAAGTGTTCGCATTGACGATCGGCGGCAGAGAAATCCCGCTTATTCTGATCGCCATCATGACCTTTGTGCTGATCAGTAGCAGCGGCACCATGGCCATGGCCGTTAATTTCGCCTATCGCCGTGATCGCGCGAAAACTACTGCCCTGATGCTGGCGACCGCTGCCTTGGGAGTGACCTTCGTCGGCATGCAGGCATTTGAATGGACCAAGCTCATCGCGGAAGGAGTGCGTCCCTGGGGGAACCCCATGGGGGCGGCGCAGTTTGGTGCCAGCTTTTTCATGATTACCGGTTTCCACGGACTGCATGTGTCAATCGGAGCCATCTACCTCAGCATTGTGGCGATGAAAGTATTGCGGGGAGATTATGAACGCTCCGGCAATTATCAGAACGTCGAGATAGCCGGGCTTTACTGGCACTTCGTGGATTTGGTGTGGGTGTTTATTTTTGCTTTCTTCTATTTATGGTAG
- a CDS encoding pseudouridine synthase: MRVDRFLSNLPRFNRKQVRLLLVEKRVRVDGEVVSDPHAEVLEFSRVEVDDEVLQVGKPARYFMLHKPPGCVSATRDPQHPTVLELIDEPDKEDLHIAGRLDFNTTGLMLITNDGSWSRRLTQPQTKLPKIYHVETEQDITAEYAITFAKGLYFAFEDLTTQPAELVVLGPKSARLSIVEGRYHQVKRMFGHFDNKVLRLHRERMGPLVLDDTLKPGEYRPLSSDEIRLI, from the coding sequence ATGCGCGTTGACCGCTTCCTCAGCAACCTGCCTCGCTTCAACCGTAAGCAGGTACGCCTGTTGCTGGTAGAAAAGCGCGTCAGGGTCGACGGAGAAGTCGTCAGCGACCCTCACGCCGAGGTACTTGAGTTCAGCCGCGTGGAAGTCGACGACGAGGTGCTGCAAGTTGGCAAACCGGCCCGCTACTTCATGCTGCACAAACCACCCGGTTGCGTCAGTGCCACCCGCGACCCGCAACACCCGACGGTGCTCGAACTGATCGATGAACCGGATAAGGAAGACCTGCACATCGCCGGCCGTCTGGATTTCAACACCACCGGCCTGATGCTGATCACCAACGATGGCAGCTGGTCGCGACGCCTGACGCAACCGCAGACCAAACTGCCCAAGATCTACCACGTCGAGACGGAGCAGGACATCACTGCCGAATACGCGATCACCTTTGCCAAAGGGCTGTATTTCGCCTTCGAAGACCTCACCACACAACCTGCCGAACTGGTCGTACTCGGGCCAAAATCTGCGCGCCTGAGCATCGTCGAGGGCCGCTATCATCAGGTTAAACGGATGTTCGGCCACTTCGACAACAAGGTGTTGCGCCTGCACCGCGAACGCATGGGACCGCTGGTGCTCGACGACACGTTGAAGCCCGGCGAGTACCGGCCGTTGAGCAGCGATGAGATCCGATTGATCTAA
- the ctaD gene encoding cytochrome c oxidase subunit I, translating into MAYAEQAETEALHEPKSFLTKYIWSQDHKVIAIQYSLTAIFVGVIAVVLSGLMRIQIGFPGALEFMDASAYYQAMTMHGMIMVIYLLTALFLGGFGNYLIPLMVGARDMVFPYVNMLSYWFYLLAVVVLLSSFFVPGGPTGSGWTLYPPQSISQGTPGVEWGIVLMLVSLAIFIVAATMGGLNYVTTVLQARTHGMTLFRMPLSVWGIFMASIMALLAFPALFVSAVMMLFDKLLGTSFFMPAMISLGQQIDHQGGSPILFQHLFWFFGHPEVYIVALPAFGLVSDLISTHARKNIFGYRMMVWAIIAIGVLSFVVWAHHMYVSGMNPYFGFFFAVTTLIIAVPTALKVYNWVLTLWRGDIHLTVPMLFALAFIVTFLVGGLTGLFLGNVIVDIPLSDTYFVVAHFHMVMGVAPVLVVFGGIYHWFPKVTGRLLNDTLGKLHFWITFLGTYAIFFPMHYLGFQGMPRRYYAYENYAFIPQSAQELNAFITVIALTVGVSQLLFLFNLAWSAFKGKPAGSNPWGAASLEWQTPNTPPVHGNWGAKLPVVHRWAYDYSVPGIEQDFVPQTVSAEELEQMRQLSAGTKIADVKT; encoded by the coding sequence ATGGCCTATGCGGAGCAAGCCGAAACAGAAGCACTACACGAACCCAAAAGCTTCCTGACCAAATATATCTGGAGTCAGGACCACAAGGTCATAGCCATTCAATATTCCTTGACGGCTATTTTCGTGGGCGTTATCGCCGTGGTGTTGTCTGGCTTGATGCGCATACAGATTGGCTTCCCCGGCGCTTTGGAGTTCATGGACGCCAGTGCTTACTATCAGGCGATGACCATGCACGGCATGATCATGGTCATTTACTTGCTGACGGCCTTGTTTCTGGGTGGCTTTGGCAACTATCTGATCCCGCTGATGGTGGGGGCCCGCGACATGGTCTTCCCCTATGTCAACATGCTGAGTTACTGGTTCTACCTGCTAGCGGTAGTGGTGTTGCTCTCCAGTTTCTTTGTCCCCGGCGGCCCCACTGGTTCGGGCTGGACGCTCTATCCGCCACAGTCCATTTCTCAGGGGACACCGGGGGTCGAGTGGGGCATCGTCCTGATGCTCGTCTCCCTGGCGATTTTTATTGTTGCAGCCACGATGGGCGGGTTGAACTACGTCACCACGGTGTTGCAGGCACGCACGCACGGCATGACATTGTTTCGCATGCCGCTCTCCGTATGGGGAATCTTCATGGCCTCGATTATGGCCTTGCTGGCCTTCCCGGCATTGTTCGTCAGTGCGGTCATGATGCTGTTTGACAAGCTGTTGGGCACCAGCTTCTTTATGCCGGCGATGATCTCGCTGGGGCAGCAGATCGATCACCAGGGTGGTAGCCCAATATTATTCCAGCACCTGTTCTGGTTCTTCGGCCACCCGGAGGTCTACATCGTTGCTCTGCCTGCGTTTGGCCTGGTCTCCGACTTGATCAGCACGCATGCACGTAAAAATATCTTCGGCTACCGAATGATGGTGTGGGCCATTATTGCGATTGGCGTACTCAGCTTTGTGGTCTGGGCACACCATATGTATGTCAGCGGAATGAACCCGTACTTTGGCTTTTTCTTCGCCGTCACCACCTTGATCATCGCGGTGCCGACCGCACTGAAAGTCTACAACTGGGTGCTGACCCTGTGGCGGGGCGATATCCATCTGACCGTGCCGATGCTGTTTGCCCTGGCCTTTATCGTCACCTTCCTGGTCGGCGGTCTGACCGGGTTGTTTCTCGGCAATGTGATCGTGGATATTCCGCTCTCGGACACCTATTTCGTCGTAGCCCATTTTCATATGGTCATGGGGGTCGCACCTGTATTGGTGGTGTTCGGCGGCATCTATCATTGGTTCCCGAAAGTCACCGGGCGCCTGTTGAATGACACCCTGGGCAAGTTGCATTTCTGGATTACCTTTCTGGGTACCTACGCCATCTTTTTCCCCATGCACTATCTGGGTTTCCAGGGCATGCCACGCCGTTACTACGCCTATGAAAACTACGCGTTCATCCCGCAGTCGGCGCAAGAGTTGAATGCCTTCATTACGGTGATCGCATTGACCGTCGGCGTTTCCCAGCTGCTGTTCCTGTTCAACCTGGCCTGGAGTGCATTCAAGGGCAAGCCCGCAGGCAGTAACCCGTGGGGCGCGGCCAGTCTGGAATGGCAAACGCCGAACACCCCGCCGGTACACGGTAACTGGGGAGCGAAGCTGCCGGTCGTGCATCGCTGGGCCTATGACTACAGTGTGCCGGGGATAGAACAGGATTTCGTTCCGCAAACCGTCTCCGCCGAGGAGCTGGAGCAGATGCGGCAACTGAGTGCCGGAACCAAGATAGCGGACGTTAAAACATGA
- a CDS encoding c-type cytochrome, which translates to MAIAIILILIVIASVLFHILAPWHATPAASNWGSIDTTLFITLIISGIFFIAITVFMAVAVMRYRHKEGSRAHYQPENKKLETWLIIVTSIGIAAMLAPGLVVYSDFIRVPKNAYELEVVAQQWQWAFRFPGQDGKLGKSDIKFVDAANPLGLDPRDPVGQDDVLIKNNEVRLPLDQPVKVLLRSKDVLHNFYIPQIRSKMDMVPGMVSYFWFTPTKTGKYEILCAEYCGVGHYNMRGQMIVEERGAFDQWLNSQPTFAQTLTTAAKPSQDSVVEKGRLLAEKYGCGACHSQDGSSSLGPGWKGLYGRTEQFADGTSVQVDEAYLKESILDPKARLVQGYPPVMVAYTLTEDELGAVVALIKSLGAAQQEPSASEKLDRGDDLATQGQRLAESLGCLACHSVDGSKSVGPSWQGLYGKTETLADGTSIKVDEGYIKDSVLNPGAKIVKGYAAVMPALAPTDQELNALIAFIKSKANADADASKAEPGK; encoded by the coding sequence ATGGCAATAGCAATTATCTTGATACTAATCGTTATTGCATCAGTGTTGTTCCATATACTAGCGCCTTGGCATGCGACTCCGGCAGCTTCCAACTGGGGGTCAATAGACACCACCCTGTTCATCACCCTGATCATTAGCGGAATATTTTTCATCGCCATCACGGTATTTATGGCGGTGGCCGTGATGCGTTATCGTCACAAGGAGGGCTCCAGGGCGCACTATCAGCCAGAAAATAAAAAACTGGAAACATGGTTGATTATCGTGACCTCGATAGGTATTGCCGCGATGTTGGCGCCAGGTCTGGTGGTTTACAGTGATTTCATCCGGGTGCCGAAAAATGCTTATGAACTTGAAGTGGTCGCCCAGCAGTGGCAGTGGGCCTTTCGTTTTCCCGGCCAGGACGGGAAGCTGGGCAAGTCGGATATCAAGTTTGTTGATGCCGCCAATCCCCTCGGCCTTGATCCCAGGGATCCTGTGGGTCAGGACGATGTACTTATAAAAAACAATGAAGTTCGCCTTCCGCTTGATCAGCCAGTGAAAGTTTTACTGCGCTCTAAAGATGTGCTGCACAACTTCTATATCCCGCAAATTCGCAGCAAGATGGACATGGTGCCGGGGATGGTGTCGTACTTTTGGTTTACGCCGACTAAAACCGGGAAGTATGAAATCCTTTGCGCTGAATATTGTGGTGTAGGTCATTACAACATGCGCGGCCAGATGATCGTGGAAGAGCGGGGCGCCTTCGATCAATGGCTGAACAGCCAACCGACTTTTGCGCAGACATTAACGACAGCAGCCAAACCCAGTCAGGACAGCGTGGTGGAAAAAGGTCGCTTGTTGGCCGAGAAATACGGCTGCGGTGCCTGCCATAGCCAGGATGGCAGTAGCAGTCTCGGCCCGGGATGGAAGGGGTTGTACGGCCGCACTGAACAGTTTGCCGATGGCACCAGTGTGCAGGTCGATGAGGCCTACCTGAAAGAGTCGATCCTCGATCCGAAGGCCCGACTGGTACAGGGCTACCCGCCGGTCATGGTGGCCTATACTCTCACTGAAGATGAACTGGGTGCTGTCGTCGCCCTGATCAAATCACTGGGTGCCGCGCAGCAAGAACCTTCTGCCAGCGAAAAACTGGACAGAGGTGACGACTTGGCGACGCAGGGGCAGCGGCTGGCCGAGTCGCTCGGCTGTCTGGCCTGCCACAGTGTCGATGGTAGCAAGAGTGTCGGCCCCAGCTGGCAGGGTCTGTATGGCAAGACAGAAACCCTGGCCGACGGTACGAGTATCAAGGTCGATGAGGGCTATATAAAGGATTCGGTTCTTAATCCCGGCGCCAAAATCGTCAAAGGCTATGCAGCCGTCATGCCGGCCTTGGCTCCGACTGATCAGGAGTTGAACGCACTGATCGCTTTTATCAAATCCAAAGCGAATGCCGACGCTGATGCGAGCAAGGCGGAGCCAGGGAAGTAG
- a CDS encoding YXWGXW repeat-containing protein, with protein MLLRYMVLLAVVVTAAGCVQERVVHDRRPVQREYVEIIAPQPPPERVVEVEPAGRPGYLWSRGYWRWEGGRYVAVHGHWVPERPGYRYVHPHWEQRNDGWHWRVGAWVN; from the coding sequence ATGTTGTTACGTTACATGGTGTTGCTGGCGGTGGTGGTTACCGCAGCGGGTTGTGTGCAGGAACGGGTTGTTCATGACCGGCGTCCGGTGCAGCGTGAATATGTTGAGATCATCGCACCGCAGCCGCCACCGGAACGCGTTGTTGAGGTAGAGCCTGCGGGGCGGCCGGGTTATCTCTGGTCCAGGGGGTACTGGCGTTGGGAAGGTGGGCGTTATGTCGCGGTTCATGGCCATTGGGTCCCGGAACGGCCGGGGTATCGTTATGTGCATCCGCACTGGGAGCAACGTAACGATGGCTGGCATTGGCGGGTGGGGGCGTGGGTTAACTGA
- a CDS encoding Fic family protein — MQVGFKTLANRYDIALAQPLRVDSMIGTIRVSRESDGNVENRYPASYRPADDFAGHFEFGLKYEEIHLEFFARLFAAIGPQPVEDWCRREPFGQYARRTGFLYEWLTGQRLDVPDVTNGGYVDVLSSKDYLTRRDALRTRRWRINNNLPGTAGFCPLVRRTAPVQDALQFDLREALDELDQAFGPDILMRTASWLTLKESRASFLIEKEADQADRIQRFAHVIAQYCGHIEDPLSDDSLHSLQAGILGRDAIGLGLRRSPVFVGQATMREDIVHYIAPHFADLALLLAGLNEFEVATRGAESVARAAVLAFGFVYIHPMRDGNGRIHRFLINDTLIRDNAVPDGVILPVSATITSSIDFRAGYDRTLEVFSRPFMRRYAAAYRFGELVTYEDGTRSNFIFDEYEDACFAWRYPDLTEHVLYTARVVEHTIRKEMADEARVLVIFQRAQEQLKEVLEMPDLDANRIIRSIKENGWVVSGKLKKGYPQLEDERMAGRVVEAVRSAFEDREMGAGEE, encoded by the coding sequence ATGCAAGTCGGTTTCAAGACACTCGCAAACCGTTACGACATCGCACTGGCACAGCCTCTACGAGTCGACTCGATGATCGGCACTATACGTGTCAGTCGCGAAAGTGACGGAAATGTGGAGAACCGGTATCCGGCAAGCTATCGGCCCGCAGACGATTTCGCAGGACATTTCGAATTCGGCCTCAAGTACGAAGAGATCCATCTCGAGTTCTTCGCCCGCCTGTTTGCGGCCATAGGTCCGCAGCCAGTCGAAGACTGGTGTCGACGGGAGCCATTCGGCCAGTACGCCCGTCGCACGGGATTCCTCTACGAATGGCTGACAGGGCAACGTCTGGATGTGCCAGACGTGACCAATGGCGGCTATGTTGATGTACTTTCGTCAAAAGATTACCTGACGCGTCGCGATGCACTGAGAACGCGACGTTGGCGAATCAATAACAATCTGCCGGGGACGGCTGGGTTCTGCCCCTTGGTTCGTCGTACGGCGCCAGTGCAGGACGCTCTGCAATTCGATCTGCGCGAGGCATTGGATGAATTGGATCAGGCCTTTGGCCCCGACATCCTGATGCGTACCGCCAGCTGGCTGACGCTCAAGGAATCGCGCGCGAGCTTTCTCATTGAAAAGGAAGCCGACCAGGCCGATCGTATCCAGCGGTTTGCCCATGTCATTGCCCAGTACTGCGGACATATTGAAGACCCGTTGAGCGACGATAGCCTGCATTCCCTGCAAGCAGGCATTCTGGGGCGCGACGCCATTGGACTGGGCTTGCGGCGCTCCCCTGTGTTTGTGGGGCAGGCCACGATGCGCGAGGACATCGTGCATTACATTGCCCCCCATTTCGCGGATCTTGCGCTGCTATTGGCAGGACTCAACGAGTTTGAGGTCGCAACGCGTGGTGCGGAATCAGTGGCACGTGCCGCTGTGTTGGCATTTGGCTTCGTGTACATCCATCCCATGCGCGATGGCAATGGCCGGATTCACCGCTTCCTTATTAACGACACCCTGATTCGAGATAACGCAGTGCCCGACGGCGTAATACTGCCGGTGTCAGCCACAATCACGAGTTCGATCGACTTCAGGGCCGGCTACGACCGTACGCTCGAAGTGTTCTCGCGACCGTTCATGCGACGTTACGCTGCGGCCTATAGGTTCGGCGAACTCGTGACCTATGAGGACGGGACTCGCAGCAACTTCATTTTCGATGAATACGAGGACGCGTGTTTTGCCTGGCGGTATCCCGATCTGACCGAACATGTCCTGTACACCGCACGCGTCGTCGAGCACACGATTCGAAAGGAAATGGCGGATGAAGCCAGAGTACTGGTGATCTTTCAGCGAGCTCAGGAGCAGCTGAAAGAGGTACTGGAAATGCCAGACCTGGATGCGAACCGCATCATCCGTTCCATCAAGGAGAACGGCTGGGTGGTGTCCGGCAAGCTAAAGAAAGGGTACCCGCAGCTTGAAGATGAGCGCATGGCGGGACGCGTCGTGGAGGCCGTGCGTTCTGCGTTTGAGGATCGAGAGATGGGTGCAGGCGAAGAGTAA
- the tam gene encoding trans-aconitate 2-methyltransferase, which yields MSWSAKQYVAFEDERTRPARDLLAAIPTMDVQSAIDIGCGPGNSTELLVQRFPNAAVRGVDSSPNMVEAARKRLPHLRFDIADIDTWNETGPFDVIFANAVLQWLPDHARLLPSLVARLAPGGSLAIQMPDNLNEPSHRLMREVAANGPWAEKLARAAGLRTEMEDAGGYYSMLRAHCTRVDVWRTTYYHSLADGASGVVEWFKGSGLRPFLEPLNEAERVQYLKQYLTAIGQAYPAQSDGSVLLPFPRLFMVATR from the coding sequence ATGAGTTGGTCCGCCAAACAATACGTAGCGTTTGAAGATGAGCGCACGCGCCCGGCGCGTGACTTGCTGGCCGCCATCCCCACAATGGACGTCCAATCGGCAATCGACATCGGTTGCGGCCCGGGTAATTCCACCGAGTTGCTGGTGCAGCGCTTTCCCAATGCCGCGGTGCGTGGGGTGGACAGTTCACCCAATATGGTCGAGGCCGCTCGCAAGCGCTTGCCTCACCTGCGTTTCGACATTGCTGACATTGATACCTGGAACGAGACCGGCCCGTTCGACGTGATTTTCGCTAACGCGGTGTTGCAGTGGCTGCCCGATCACGCCCGGTTGTTGCCGTCATTGGTGGCCAGGCTTGCCCCCGGTGGTAGCCTGGCGATTCAGATGCCCGACAACCTCAACGAACCGTCGCACAGGTTGATGCGCGAGGTTGCAGCGAACGGCCCTTGGGCGGAAAAACTGGCAAGAGCGGCTGGCCTGCGAACGGAAATGGAGGATGCGGGTGGTTACTACTCGATGCTGCGTGCCCACTGCACCCGCGTCGATGTATGGCGCACCACTTACTATCATTCGCTCGCGGACGGCGCATCGGGCGTGGTCGAGTGGTTCAAGGGCAGCGGTTTACGGCCTTTCCTTGAGCCGCTGAATGAAGCGGAGCGGGTGCAGTATCTCAAGCAGTATCTGACGGCGATCGGGCAGGCCTATCCGGCGCAGAGCGATGGTTCAGTGCTGTTGCCGTTTCCGCGGTTGTTCATGGTGGCGACGCGTTGA
- a CDS encoding magnesium transporter — protein sequence MNRHYYISDNLDDLEAVENELEANGINTEQIHVLSEQVADVEEHHLHEVNSLMKQDVVHSGEIGALVGVPLAALVLGGAYWMGWTESAAGWVPFIFLAIVIFGFCIWEGGFFGIQVPNAHFRNFKQMVEEGKHIFFVDVEPNQESVLDRVIEHHPALTIAGTGTAAPHWTVAWQHKWHQFKRVISG from the coding sequence ATGAATCGGCACTATTACATCAGTGACAATCTCGACGATCTCGAAGCCGTTGAAAATGAACTGGAAGCCAACGGCATCAATACCGAACAAATTCATGTGCTCAGTGAACAAGTGGCTGATGTTGAAGAACATCACCTCCACGAGGTTAACTCGTTAATGAAACAGGATGTTGTTCACTCTGGCGAGATAGGTGCGTTGGTCGGCGTGCCACTCGCGGCGCTGGTCCTTGGCGGCGCCTATTGGATGGGCTGGACCGAATCCGCCGCAGGGTGGGTGCCTTTTATCTTCCTGGCCATTGTTATATTTGGCTTCTGCATCTGGGAAGGCGGTTTTTTTGGTATCCAGGTGCCGAATGCTCACTTCCGCAATTTTAAACAGATGGTAGAAGAGGGAAAACATATCTTCTTCGTGGATGTTGAACCGAATCAGGAATCGGTATTGGACCGGGTAATCGAACATCATCCAGCGCTGACGATCGCCGGCACGGGAACGGCAGCTCCCCACTGGACAGTGGCCTGGCAGCACAAATGGCATCAGTTCAAGCGAGTGATATCGGGTTAA
- a CDS encoding cytochrome C oxidase subunit IV family protein → MAHAQGQQHPISLYLKIWGLLFVLSTLSYLVDYFHFHGYLRWSLIITFMLLKAGLIVSIFMHMAWERLAMVYAILLPPLCLLVLVGLMATEADYVFLSRVISFGQ, encoded by the coding sequence ATGGCACATGCTCAGGGTCAGCAACATCCAATCAGTTTGTACCTGAAAATCTGGGGGCTGTTATTCGTCCTCAGCACGCTGTCGTACCTTGTCGACTATTTCCACTTCCATGGCTACCTTCGGTGGTCCCTGATTATCACTTTCATGTTGTTGAAGGCAGGTTTGATTGTCTCCATCTTCATGCATATGGCCTGGGAACGGTTGGCCATGGTCTACGCCATACTGTTGCCACCTTTATGTTTACTGGTGCTCGTCGGACTGATGGCCACCGAGGCAGACTATGTTTTCCTCAGCCGGGTCATTTCCTTCGGCCAATAA
- a CDS encoding alpha/beta fold hydrolase: MRPEIAVLDIQGQYRVYTEFYRADAAEKTIILVNGSMSTTASFAQTVKNLYPEFNVVCYDQPYAGKSKAHNLHEKMLTKEIEGQILLELIDHFAAEHVLSFSFGGAATLVALAQRPRRIEKAVISSFSPVVNEHMLDYLERGVDYLGSRDGNRVGDLVNSTIGKHLPSLFKRFNYRHVSSLAEHEYGQMHFHISDVLNSDRQCYLNAAKKINVPVLFMNGEWDEYTAADDAKLFAGHVQHSTFSTLQATGHFLDMEHKAACRDSRNALLGFLKPAQHESRPRYQYVQDHHALAI; encoded by the coding sequence ATGAGGCCAGAAATCGCTGTGCTGGATATACAGGGTCAGTATCGGGTCTACACGGAGTTCTATCGCGCAGACGCCGCAGAGAAGACCATCATTCTGGTCAACGGCTCGATGTCCACGACTGCGTCGTTTGCACAGACCGTGAAAAACCTTTACCCAGAGTTCAATGTGGTGTGCTACGACCAGCCCTATGCGGGCAAGTCCAAGGCTCACAACCTGCATGAAAAAATGCTCACCAAGGAAATCGAAGGGCAGATCCTCCTTGAGCTGATCGACCACTTCGCCGCCGAACACGTGCTGTCGTTTTCCTTTGGTGGCGCCGCCACTCTCGTCGCCCTCGCCCAGCGGCCACGGCGCATCGAAAAGGCCGTGATCAGCTCGTTCTCGCCGGTGGTCAACGAGCACATGCTCGACTACCTCGAGCGCGGTGTCGATTATCTCGGCAGCCGGGACGGTAACCGGGTCGGTGACTTGGTGAACAGCACCATCGGCAAACACCTGCCCTCGCTGTTCAAGCGTTTCAACTACCGTCACGTCAGTTCGTTGGCCGAACATGAATACGGGCAGATGCATTTTCACATCAGCGACGTGCTCAACAGCGATCGTCAGTGCTACCTGAACGCGGCGAAGAAAATCAACGTGCCGGTGCTGTTCATGAACGGCGAATGGGACGAGTACACCGCCGCCGACGATGCCAAGCTGTTCGCCGGCCACGTGCAGCACAGCACCTTCAGCACCCTGCAGGCCACCGGCCACTTTCTCGACATGGAGCACAAAGCCGCCTGCCGAGACAGCCGCAACGCACTGCTGGGTTTCCTGAAACCGGCGCAACACGAAAGCCGGCCGCGTTACCAGTACGTCCAGGACCACCATGCATTGGCAATCTGA